A window of Thermus sp. LT1-2-5 contains these coding sequences:
- the glf gene encoding UDP-galactopyranose mutase, giving the protein FHTNSRKVFEYLSRFTEWRPYFHRVRAVVEGKEIPLPFSLASLRALFSERVADRLEERLVARFGYGARVPILRLREEEDPELRFLADYVYKHVFEGYTLKQWGMRPEELSPSVTARVPILVSYDTRYFQDTYQAMPKEGYTALFRRMLAHPNVQVLLQADWRQVEQEVRYRYLIFTGPIDEFFGYLHGPLPYRSLRFRLEGQGRPWAQEVGTVNYPNEHAYTRVTEFKHLTGQDYLPHTTLCYEYPEAYEPGRNEPYYPVPREENEARYRLYLEEARRLKGVYFAGRLGDYRYYNMDQAVARALKLFEEVAQCG; this is encoded by the coding sequence CTTCCACACCAACAGCCGGAAGGTCTTTGAGTACCTCTCCCGCTTCACCGAGTGGCGGCCCTACTTCCACCGGGTGCGGGCGGTGGTGGAAGGAAAGGAGATCCCCTTGCCCTTCAGCCTCGCCTCCCTAAGGGCCCTCTTCTCCGAGCGGGTGGCGGACCGTCTGGAGGAGAGGCTCGTGGCCCGGTTCGGCTACGGGGCCCGCGTGCCCATCCTACGCCTGAGGGAGGAGGAGGACCCTGAGTTGCGGTTCCTCGCGGACTACGTGTACAAGCACGTCTTTGAGGGGTACACCCTGAAGCAGTGGGGGATGCGCCCGGAGGAGCTATCCCCCTCGGTGACGGCACGGGTGCCGATACTGGTGAGCTACGACACCCGCTACTTCCAGGATACGTACCAGGCCATGCCCAAGGAGGGCTACACGGCGCTTTTCCGGCGGATGCTTGCCCACCCCAACGTCCAGGTGCTCCTCCAGGCGGACTGGCGGCAAGTGGAACAGGAGGTGCGGTACCGCTACCTTATCTTTACGGGTCCTATAGACGAGTTCTTCGGTTACCTCCACGGGCCTTTGCCCTACCGGTCCCTGCGCTTCCGGCTGGAAGGCCAAGGGAGGCCGTGGGCCCAGGAGGTGGGGACGGTGAACTACCCCAACGAGCACGCCTACACCCGGGTGACGGAGTTCAAGCACCTTACGGGGCAGGACTACCTGCCCCACACCACCTTGTGCTACGAGTACCCGGAGGCCTACGAGCCTGGGCGGAACGAGCCCTACTACCCGGTGCCGCGGGAGGAGAACGAGGCGCGGTACCGGCTGTACCTGGAGGAGGCGAGGAGGCTTAAGGGGGTGTACTTTGCCGGGAGGCTTGGGGACTACCGGTACTACAACATGGACCAGGCGGTGGCCCGGGCCCTGAAGCTCTTTGAGGAGGTGGCACAATGCGGTTGA